In the Piscinibacter sp. XHJ-5 genome, one interval contains:
- a CDS encoding DNA-binding domain-containing protein — protein sequence MATLRELQAEMLEALFERSDRAARHVVPRGLAPQRRLDIYRHNLFGSLTDALAAVYPTIAALVGDGFFRFAAHEFIVAHPPRSGNLHEFGGELPAFIERFEPARELSYLADSARLDWAWHAVFHTESARGADAAAVLAQIAAMPDDARPALRLRWQPAARLVASPYPIVRIWQAHQSPMSDDDGPLVDLDAGGESVLVVQRAGEVELELLTPAEFALLDGLSRGAPLGNAVSAALAIDAGFDVAGAIAHHLAVGTLVCLEMPAA from the coding sequence ATGGCCACGCTGCGTGAGCTGCAAGCGGAGATGCTGGAGGCGCTTTTCGAGCGCTCGGACCGGGCCGCCCGCCATGTGGTGCCACGCGGCCTGGCGCCGCAGCGCCGGCTCGACATTTACCGCCACAACCTCTTCGGCAGCCTCACCGATGCGCTGGCGGCTGTGTACCCCACCATCGCGGCGCTGGTCGGAGACGGATTCTTCCGCTTCGCCGCGCATGAGTTCATCGTCGCGCATCCGCCCCGGTCTGGAAACCTGCATGAGTTCGGCGGCGAGTTGCCGGCCTTCATCGAGCGGTTCGAGCCCGCGCGCGAACTGTCGTACCTCGCCGACAGTGCCCGGCTCGACTGGGCGTGGCACGCCGTCTTCCATACCGAGAGCGCACGCGGTGCGGACGCGGCCGCCGTGCTGGCGCAGATCGCCGCGATGCCGGATGACGCACGCCCGGCGTTGCGCCTTCGATGGCAACCGGCGGCGCGGCTCGTGGCGTCGCCTTACCCGATCGTGCGCATCTGGCAGGCACATCAGTCGCCGATGTCGGATGACGACGGACCGCTGGTCGACCTGGACGCCGGTGGCGAATCCGTTCTGGTGGTTCAGCGCGCCGGCGAGGTCGAGCTGGAACTGCTGACGCCTGCCGAGTTTGCGCTGCTCGACGGGCTGTCGCGCGGCGCGCCGTTGGGCAACGCCGTGTCGGCGGCGCTGGCCATCGATGCGGGGTTCGATGTCGCGGGAGCGATCGCCCACCACCTGGCGGTGGGGACGCTGGTTTGCCTGGAAATGCCAGCCGCATGA
- a CDS encoding 6-phosphogluconolactonase yields the protein MSAQTTDVASPLVAGERALRAAALFAEAAMRTLATRPCFHAALCGGAVLGAMLSALARLPAFRRLDWRHVHLFAVDDSWDETSIHELAACPVPRDHVQRPRSADIARADAARRYEQAIAAQFGLRAGELPVFDFVLLEVGADGRVAGFVQEETAAANVTRLVVTHPRGEPRVALALPVINAARTMALVCDRPCPALLNPQGELHLLSPSTARSRGAATPFTGRASRSSLPPT from the coding sequence ATGAGTGCCCAGACCACCGACGTGGCTTCGCCGCTTGTCGCTGGCGAGCGTGCGCTGCGCGCCGCCGCGCTGTTCGCCGAAGCGGCGATGCGCACGCTGGCCACGCGCCCTTGCTTTCACGCCGCGTTGTGCGGCGGCGCCGTACTCGGCGCGATGCTGTCAGCGCTTGCTCGGCTGCCGGCCTTCCGGCGACTTGACTGGCGCCATGTGCATCTGTTCGCGGTGGACGACTCGTGGGACGAGACGTCAATCCATGAACTCGCCGCCTGCCCCGTGCCGCGCGATCATGTGCAGCGTCCTCGCAGCGCCGACATTGCTCGCGCCGATGCTGCGCGTCGCTACGAGCAGGCGATCGCGGCGCAGTTCGGCCTGCGCGCAGGCGAGTTGCCGGTCTTCGACTTCGTCCTGCTGGAAGTGGGCGCCGATGGGCGCGTCGCCGGTTTCGTGCAGGAGGAGACCGCCGCGGCCAACGTGACGCGCCTCGTGGTGACCCACCCCCGCGGCGAGCCGCGCGTCGCATTGGCGCTGCCGGTGATCAACGCAGCGCGGACGATGGCGCTCGTGTGCGACCGGCCATGCCCCGCGCTGCTCAATCCGCAAGGTGAGCTTCACCTCCTGTCGCCGAGCACCGCCAGGTCCAGGGGCGCAGCCACTCCGTTCACCGGCCGCGCCTCGCGAAGTTCCTTGCCGCCGACGTAA
- a CDS encoding DUF692 domain-containing protein produces MAPTRTRPASTSLLTPGAGIGLRSPHYGSFLETRPVLPLVEVHSENFFGGGRHLDVLMQVRRDTPVSLHGIGLSIGSADPLSDRHLAALRSLVDRVEPALVSDHLCWGSVGGVHVNDLLPLPYTREALAHVAARIEQVQDTLGRRLLIENVSSYLEFRGADMPEWAFLAELVGRTGCALLLDVNNIHVSASNHGFDALAYLDAIPPDAVMEMHLAGYSVNRVPLEDGGEMEILIDTHSRAVAEPVWSLYEETLRRIGPRTTIVEWDADLPPLPVLLDEAAHADRRLHAHGHAA; encoded by the coding sequence ATGGCGCCGACCCGAACCCGCCCCGCCTCCACAAGCCTCCTGACTCCCGGCGCAGGCATAGGCCTGCGCTCGCCCCACTACGGCAGCTTCCTGGAAACGCGCCCGGTGCTGCCGCTGGTGGAAGTGCACAGCGAGAATTTCTTCGGCGGCGGCCGGCATCTCGACGTGCTCATGCAAGTGCGTCGCGACACGCCGGTGAGTCTGCATGGCATCGGGCTGTCGATCGGCTCCGCCGACCCTTTGAGCGATCGTCACCTCGCGGCATTGCGATCGCTGGTCGATCGCGTCGAGCCGGCGCTCGTCTCCGACCATCTGTGCTGGGGCTCGGTGGGTGGCGTCCACGTCAACGACCTGCTGCCGTTGCCGTACACGCGAGAGGCGCTGGCGCATGTCGCCGCGCGCATCGAACAGGTGCAGGACACGCTCGGCAGGCGCTTGCTCATCGAGAACGTGTCCAGCTACCTGGAGTTCCGCGGCGCCGACATGCCGGAGTGGGCGTTCCTTGCCGAGCTCGTGGGGCGCACGGGTTGTGCGCTGCTGCTGGACGTCAACAACATCCACGTCAGTGCATCCAATCACGGCTTCGATGCGCTGGCCTACCTGGACGCGATCCCGCCCGACGCGGTGATGGAGATGCATCTGGCCGGCTACAGCGTGAACCGCGTGCCCCTCGAGGACGGCGGCGAGATGGAGATCCTCATCGACACCCACAGCCGAGCGGTTGCCGAGCCCGTGTGGTCGCTGTACGAGGAAACACTGCGCCGCATCGGGCCCCGCACCACCATCGTCGAGTGGGACGCCGACCTGCCGCCGTTGCCCGTGCTGCTCGACGAAGCGGCGCATGCCGACAGGCGACTGCATGCCCATGGCCACGCTGCGTGA
- a CDS encoding DUF2282 domain-containing protein: protein MTEDAPPRSHRVANAVVLGGAVLVALAAIQRYTHALPGSDSTFHLPRERCYGVARAGQNDCGTAQHACAGRATRDNAGDEWISLPAGTCARIAGGRVKSSGA, encoded by the coding sequence ATGACCGAGGACGCGCCGCCCAGGTCGCATCGCGTGGCCAACGCCGTCGTCCTCGGCGGGGCAGTGCTCGTCGCGCTCGCTGCGATCCAGCGCTACACCCACGCGCTGCCCGGCAGCGACAGCACGTTCCATCTCCCGCGCGAGCGTTGCTACGGCGTCGCACGCGCCGGCCAGAACGATTGCGGCACGGCCCAGCACGCCTGCGCCGGCCGCGCCACGCGCGACAACGCGGGCGACGAGTGGATCAGCCTCCCGGCGGGCACGTGCGCGCGCATTGCAGGCGGCCGTGTGAAGAGCTCCGGCGCGTGA
- a CDS encoding NAD(P)/FAD-dependent oxidoreductase gives MTISVRTKNIVIVGGGFAGTTLARSLQRRLPDGHRVVLVSEESYTTFNPMLAEVVGAAVFPEHVVAPIRQMLDTAAEAGSQFIMGRVLRVDFERRRLEARTLAGVHAIDYEHLVFAFGTRANVDLVPGLAHNAMPLKLVGDAMHIRNRVLQRVARIELERDPVERQRLGHFIVIGGGFSGVEVAGGIGDFLRSAIRYYPRVQPHELKVTVLQDADRLLLELPESLGLAAARSLQSRRIAVRLKARAARVDPDGVTLSSGEFIPGSTVICTIGTRPNPLAEGLALPTRRGRIETRPDMSVSGVTNVWAVGDCAWVRNAATGQFAPPTAQFAVAQARALARNIVAAIERRPTEPFRHVSRGMMATTGHLKGVAQVFGLRLTGLPAWMLWRAHYLLQMPTLGRKVRIFVEWTWSMFFPADITHLRFTRTDEADAPQRSTPFSAARPTP, from the coding sequence ATGACCATCTCCGTCCGGACCAAGAACATCGTCATCGTCGGCGGCGGCTTCGCCGGCACGACGCTCGCCAGGTCGCTGCAGCGCCGGCTGCCCGACGGCCATCGTGTCGTGCTCGTGAGCGAGGAGAGCTACACGACATTCAACCCGATGCTGGCGGAGGTCGTCGGCGCGGCGGTGTTCCCCGAGCACGTCGTCGCTCCGATCCGCCAGATGCTGGACACCGCCGCAGAGGCCGGCAGCCAGTTCATCATGGGCCGCGTGCTGCGCGTCGACTTCGAGCGCCGGCGTCTGGAGGCGCGCACGCTGGCCGGTGTGCACGCGATCGACTACGAGCACCTGGTGTTCGCCTTCGGCACACGCGCCAACGTCGACCTCGTGCCGGGCCTCGCGCACAACGCGATGCCGCTGAAGCTGGTGGGCGATGCGATGCACATCCGCAACCGCGTGCTGCAGCGGGTGGCGCGCATCGAGCTGGAGCGCGATCCCGTCGAACGGCAGCGCCTGGGTCACTTCATCGTCATCGGCGGCGGCTTCTCGGGTGTCGAGGTCGCGGGCGGCATCGGCGACTTCCTCCGCAGCGCCATCCGCTACTACCCGCGGGTGCAGCCGCACGAGCTCAAGGTGACGGTGCTGCAGGACGCCGACCGCCTGCTGCTCGAGCTGCCGGAGTCGCTCGGCCTGGCCGCGGCGCGCTCGCTGCAATCGCGCCGCATCGCGGTGCGGCTGAAGGCGCGCGCCGCGCGCGTGGACCCCGACGGCGTGACGCTCTCCAGTGGCGAATTCATTCCCGGATCGACCGTGATCTGCACCATTGGCACCCGGCCGAATCCCCTCGCCGAAGGGCTCGCGTTGCCGACCCGGCGCGGCCGCATCGAGACGAGACCTGACATGTCGGTGAGCGGCGTCACGAACGTCTGGGCCGTCGGCGACTGTGCATGGGTGCGCAACGCCGCGACCGGGCAGTTCGCCCCGCCGACCGCGCAGTTCGCGGTGGCGCAGGCGCGTGCGCTGGCGCGCAACATCGTCGCGGCCATCGAGCGCCGGCCCACCGAGCCTTTCCGCCATGTGTCCAGGGGAATGATGGCGACCACCGGCCACCTCAAGGGCGTGGCGCAGGTGTTCGGGCTTCGGCTCACCGGCCTGCCGGCGTGGATGCTGTGGCGCGCCCACTACCTGCTGCAGATGCCCACGCTCGGCCGCAAGGTCCGCATCTTCGTCGAGTGGACCTGGAGCATGTTCTTCCCTGCCGACATCACGCACCTGCGCTTCACCCGTACCGACGAGGCCGACGCGCCGCAGCGATCCACTCCGTTCTCCGCGGCCCGCCCCACCCCTTGA
- the can gene encoding carbonate dehydratase: MIARIEELLANNKAFVAEQLRLDPAYFDKLAQGQHPEFLWIGCSDSRVPPDRITGTREGDMFVHRNIANLVVQTDMNLLSVLQYAVDVLQVKHVIVCGHYGCGGVKAAMGHAHHGLIDNWLRTLKDTQDYFWPQLATLDEHARFDRLVELNVVEQVYNLGKTNIIQDAWARGGHPFIHGWVFDIASGYIRPQTSMINNNDAILEVCKFHNGIVGQPAIRAAA, from the coding sequence ATGATCGCGCGCATCGAAGAGCTGCTGGCCAACAACAAGGCCTTCGTCGCCGAGCAGCTGCGACTCGACCCGGCGTACTTCGACAAGCTGGCGCAAGGCCAGCATCCGGAGTTCCTGTGGATCGGCTGCTCGGACTCTCGCGTGCCGCCCGATCGCATCACCGGCACGCGCGAGGGCGACATGTTCGTCCATCGCAACATCGCCAACCTCGTCGTGCAGACCGACATGAACCTGCTGTCGGTGCTGCAGTACGCGGTGGACGTGCTCCAGGTGAAGCACGTCATCGTCTGCGGGCACTATGGCTGCGGCGGCGTGAAGGCGGCCATGGGGCACGCACACCACGGTCTCATCGACAACTGGCTGCGCACGCTGAAAGACACGCAGGACTACTTCTGGCCGCAGCTCGCGACCCTGGATGAGCACGCACGCTTCGACCGACTGGTGGAGCTCAACGTCGTCGAGCAGGTCTACAACCTCGGCAAGACCAACATCATCCAGGACGCCTGGGCGCGCGGCGGCCATCCGTTCATCCACGGCTGGGTTTTCGACATCGCGAGCGGCTACATCAGGCCGCAGACGTCGATGATCAACAACAACGACGCGATCCTGGAGGTCTGCAAGTTCCACAACGGCATCGTCGGACAGCCGGCGATCCGCGCGGCGGCATGA
- a CDS encoding DUF2282 domain-containing protein produces the protein MQPTKTMIHNALAGLVALGLSSAAASALAAKGDTEKCAGIVKAGQNDCGTSKGACAGTIKTDRDAEAWITVPKGTCAKIAGGKVTDKPENQHGGAAAVKKTS, from the coding sequence ATGCAACCCACCAAGACCATGATCCACAACGCCCTGGCCGGCCTCGTCGCGCTGGGCCTGTCCTCCGCTGCCGCCAGCGCGCTGGCCGCCAAGGGCGACACCGAGAAGTGCGCCGGCATCGTGAAGGCCGGGCAGAACGACTGCGGCACGAGCAAGGGAGCCTGTGCCGGCACGATCAAGACCGACCGCGACGCCGAGGCCTGGATCACGGTGCCCAAGGGCACCTGCGCCAAGATCGCCGGCGGCAAGGTGACCGACAAGCCCGAAAACCAGCACGGCGGCGCCGCTGCGGTGAAGAAGACCAGCTGA
- a CDS encoding patatin-like phospholipase family protein codes for MSVKTRKPRAGTADSKIKTINLALQGGGAHGAFAWGVLDRLIEDGRIAFEGISATSAGAMNAAVLAYGWTQGGRDGARESLANFWRAVSEAGSRYSPYRAMPWAAHLGDFSLDHSPGYFLMDMATRLFSPYQLNPWNFNPLRDVLERHVDFAAMREHSAIKLFLAATNVETCKVRIFQCSDITADAVLASACLPFMFQAVEIDGEFYWDGGYVGNPAIYPLIYHCDSRDVVIVHLNPIVRRGCPRTAAEILNRLNEVSFNSSLMREMRAIAFVTSLIERGKLSQDEAKQMLIHSIRADEEMVHHGVSSKLNSDWTFLTHLRDKGRAHADRWLASHFGDIGQRSSVDIRGEFL; via the coding sequence ATGTCCGTCAAGACGCGCAAGCCGCGCGCCGGCACTGCCGACAGCAAGATCAAGACGATCAACCTCGCCCTGCAAGGCGGCGGCGCGCACGGCGCGTTCGCGTGGGGTGTGCTGGATCGGCTCATCGAGGATGGCCGCATTGCCTTCGAGGGCATCAGCGCCACCAGCGCCGGCGCGATGAATGCGGCGGTGCTCGCGTACGGTTGGACGCAGGGCGGCCGCGACGGCGCGCGCGAGTCGCTCGCCAACTTCTGGCGGGCGGTTTCCGAGGCCGGGTCGCGATACAGCCCGTACAGGGCGATGCCGTGGGCAGCGCACCTGGGCGACTTCTCGCTCGACCATTCGCCCGGCTACTTCCTGATGGACATGGCCACGCGGCTGTTCTCGCCGTACCAGCTCAACCCGTGGAACTTCAACCCGTTGCGCGACGTGCTGGAACGCCACGTCGACTTCGCGGCGATGCGCGAGCATTCGGCGATCAAGCTCTTCCTGGCGGCGACCAACGTGGAAACCTGCAAGGTCCGCATCTTTCAATGCAGCGACATCACCGCCGACGCGGTTCTCGCCTCGGCGTGCCTGCCGTTCATGTTCCAGGCGGTCGAGATCGACGGCGAGTTCTACTGGGACGGTGGCTACGTCGGCAACCCGGCGATCTACCCGCTCATCTACCACTGCGATTCGCGCGACGTCGTGATCGTGCACCTCAACCCCATCGTGCGCCGCGGATGTCCGCGCACGGCGGCCGAGATCCTGAACCGGCTCAACGAGGTGAGCTTCAATTCATCGCTGATGCGCGAGATGCGGGCCATCGCCTTCGTCACCTCGCTGATCGAGCGCGGCAAGCTGTCGCAGGACGAGGCGAAGCAGATGCTCATTCATTCGATCCGCGCGGACGAGGAGATGGTGCACCACGGCGTGTCGAGCAAGCTGAACTCGGACTGGACCTTCCTCACCCACCTGCGCGACAAGGGCCGGGCGCATGCCGATCGCTGGCTGGCGAGCCATTTCGGCGACATCGGTCAGCGCTCCAGCGTCGACATCCGGGGCGAGTTCCTCTGA
- a CDS encoding DoxX family protein, which translates to MQVASHSPFSSAPRRGLRQRGLALAQSVVHRLDQLSPLVDLVIRVFVAMVFFKAGLTKIASWSGTLALFENEYAVPLLSPEIAALLATTVELVFPVLLVLGLGTRLSALALFVLNIVAVISYPEIGEVGLRDHQMWGLLLLVTLLHGPGALSLDHLIGRRFLGRH; encoded by the coding sequence GTGCAGGTCGCAAGCCACTCCCCGTTCTCGTCCGCCCCGCGTCGTGGCTTGCGCCAGCGCGGCCTCGCACTCGCGCAGAGCGTGGTGCACAGGCTCGACCAGCTCTCGCCGCTGGTCGATCTCGTCATCCGCGTCTTCGTCGCGATGGTGTTCTTCAAGGCCGGCCTCACCAAGATCGCGAGCTGGTCCGGCACGTTGGCGCTGTTCGAGAACGAGTACGCCGTGCCGCTGCTGTCTCCCGAGATCGCGGCGCTGCTTGCAACGACCGTCGAACTGGTCTTCCCCGTCCTGCTGGTACTGGGCCTGGGCACTCGCCTGTCGGCCCTGGCGCTATTCGTCTTGAACATCGTCGCCGTGATCTCCTATCCGGAGATCGGCGAGGTGGGTCTGCGCGATCACCAGATGTGGGGCCTTCTCCTGCTGGTCACGCTGCTGCACGGTCCCGGCGCGCTGTCGCTGGACCACCTGATCGGTCGCCGCTTTCTCGGCCGCCACTGA
- a CDS encoding 3-hydroxybutyrate dehydrogenase, with protein MQLKQKSAIVTGSTSGIGLGIARAFAEQGADVLLNGFGNLDEIESTRSELQREFGVQVLYSGADMGRPDQIRAMAELATARFGKVDIVVNNAGIQHVAPVEQFPDEKWDSVLAINLSSAFHLIKAVVPGMKQRRWGRIVNVASAHGLTASPFKSAYVAAKHGMVGLGKTVGIELAEFGITCNTICPGYVKTPLVEKQIADQAKAHGIKPEDVVRDVMLVHQARKEFVKVEELAALAVFLASDAGASMTAAAITMDGGWTQH; from the coding sequence ATGCAACTCAAGCAGAAATCCGCCATCGTCACCGGCTCGACCAGCGGCATCGGCCTCGGCATCGCACGCGCCTTCGCCGAGCAAGGGGCCGACGTGCTGCTCAACGGGTTCGGCAACCTCGACGAGATCGAATCCACCCGCAGCGAGCTGCAGCGCGAGTTCGGCGTGCAGGTGCTGTACTCCGGCGCCGACATGGGCCGGCCCGATCAGATCCGCGCCATGGCCGAGCTGGCGACGGCGCGCTTCGGCAAGGTGGACATCGTCGTCAACAACGCCGGCATCCAGCATGTGGCGCCCGTCGAGCAGTTTCCCGACGAGAAATGGGACTCGGTGCTGGCGATCAACCTGTCGTCGGCATTCCACCTGATCAAGGCCGTCGTGCCCGGGATGAAGCAGCGGCGATGGGGCCGCATCGTCAACGTGGCCTCCGCGCACGGCCTCACTGCATCGCCGTTCAAGTCGGCGTACGTCGCGGCCAAGCACGGCATGGTCGGCCTGGGCAAGACGGTCGGCATCGAGCTGGCGGAGTTCGGCATCACCTGCAACACGATCTGCCCGGGTTATGTGAAAACCCCTTTGGTCGAGAAGCAGATCGCCGACCAGGCGAAGGCGCATGGCATCAAGCCGGAAGACGTGGTGCGCGACGTGATGCTCGTGCACCAGGCGCGCAAGGAGTTCGTCAAGGTCGAGGAGCTGGCCGCGCTGGCGGTGTTCCTGGCGTCCGACGCAGGGGCCTCCATGACGGCCGCCGCCATCACGATGGACGGCGGCTGGACACAGCACTGA
- a CDS encoding adenylate/guanylate cyclase domain-containing protein, whose protein sequence is MLMRLRSWLFTGAPASAGPPLPLRVQRELEREQFRAELLVTAVQLLLVVLLATLYASTPAGFSPDAPIEAVPLGLVFFALLALVRLYTAWTGQLSRPVLAVGVIAEMVVLLFVIWATHLQYEQPPQFSLKSTQFVYVFILIGLRSLRFEPAWVVVSGLTAAIGWSLLVAFAVQHAPDNPITWDYVTSLRSIQIHLGGEFDKILAVVVVTGILALAIGRARHLLERAVAQQRAVADLSLFFDDSVARRITGSEADVTAGQGEQRDAAILFLDMRGFTDAAMRLTPTELIALLGEYQRLTVPLIKRHGGSIDKFMGDGILASFGAVAPDPQYAARALRAVDAILVAVDQWRAARLQAGQVAPDVGGGLATGPVVFGIIGDDTRLEYTVIGDAVNLAAKLEKHNKAEKTRAITTRIAYELALSQGYVGGKELREARPVNGVAAPLDLAVLGDRR, encoded by the coding sequence ATGCTGATGCGGCTGCGCTCGTGGCTGTTCACCGGCGCGCCCGCGTCGGCCGGTCCTCCCCTGCCGCTGCGTGTGCAGCGCGAGCTCGAACGCGAGCAGTTCCGCGCCGAGCTGCTGGTGACTGCCGTGCAATTGCTGCTGGTCGTGCTGCTGGCGACGCTGTACGCCTCGACACCGGCCGGCTTCTCGCCCGACGCACCGATCGAGGCGGTCCCGCTCGGCCTGGTGTTCTTCGCGCTGCTCGCGCTCGTGCGGCTTTACACCGCCTGGACCGGGCAGCTCAGTCGGCCGGTGCTGGCGGTTGGCGTCATCGCCGAGATGGTCGTGCTGCTGTTCGTCATCTGGGCCACCCACCTGCAATACGAACAGCCACCGCAGTTCTCGCTGAAGAGCACGCAGTTCGTCTATGTCTTCATCCTGATCGGCTTGCGGTCGCTGCGCTTCGAGCCGGCGTGGGTGGTGGTCTCGGGCCTGACCGCGGCCATCGGCTGGTCCCTGCTCGTCGCTTTCGCCGTGCAACATGCTCCCGACAACCCGATCACCTGGGACTACGTGACCTCGCTGAGATCGATCCAGATCCACCTGGGCGGCGAGTTCGACAAGATCCTGGCCGTCGTCGTGGTCACCGGCATTCTGGCGCTCGCCATCGGGCGCGCCCGACACCTGCTCGAACGCGCCGTGGCGCAGCAGCGCGCGGTGGCCGACCTGTCGCTCTTCTTCGACGACTCGGTGGCGCGCCGCATCACGGGGTCCGAGGCCGACGTGACGGCGGGACAAGGCGAGCAGCGCGACGCCGCGATCCTGTTCCTCGACATGCGTGGCTTCACCGACGCCGCGATGCGGCTCACACCCACCGAGCTGATCGCACTCCTCGGTGAATACCAGCGGCTCACCGTCCCCCTCATCAAGCGGCACGGCGGAAGCATCGACAAGTTCATGGGCGACGGGATCCTCGCGAGCTTCGGCGCCGTGGCGCCTGACCCGCAGTACGCGGCGCGGGCCCTGCGTGCCGTCGATGCCATCCTCGTCGCGGTCGATCAATGGCGCGCCGCGCGCTTGCAGGCTGGCCAGGTCGCGCCGGATGTCGGCGGCGGCCTCGCCACGGGCCCAGTTGTCTTCGGCATCATCGGTGACGACACGCGCCTCGAATACACCGTGATCGGCGACGCCGTGAACCTGGCGGCCAAGCTGGAGAAGCACAACAAGGCCGAGAAGACGCGTGCCATCACCACGCGAATCGCCTACGAGCTGGCGTTGTCGCAGGGTTACGTCGGCGGCAAGGAACTTCGCGAGGCGCGGCCGGTGAACGGAGTGGCTGCGCCCCTGGACCTGGCGGTGCTCGGCGACAGGAGGTGA
- a CDS encoding YeeE/YedE thiosulfate transporter family protein — MQDLMLISAAVLVSVLCAGVMGFAIQRGATCTVAAVDEMLAKRRANRLLAMGEASLWVAGGLALSSVIGALPATPSAYAVSAWTFIGGALLGLGAWVNKACVFGAIARFGSGEWNYAATPVGFYVGCLTLGVFFRTPATQQLAEGSPVLEAAGWVALLFTGFAAWRIGPPLWTVWADPGGCSERGQARARRLAARIWSPHAATAVIGVTFVIILLLVGAWAYTDVLAQLASGATMRLALGVLCLVALYVGAVLGGWTAGRWRSTPVSALSVMRCLLGGAMMAWGSLLIPGSNDGLILIGMPLLRPYAWLAFATMCLSIAAAMWASQHVVGVHRAGEASQ, encoded by the coding sequence ATGCAGGACCTCATGCTGATCAGCGCGGCAGTGCTCGTCTCGGTGCTGTGCGCCGGCGTCATGGGCTTCGCCATCCAGCGGGGTGCCACCTGCACCGTCGCTGCCGTCGACGAAATGCTGGCCAAGCGCAGGGCGAACCGCCTCCTTGCCATGGGCGAGGCCTCGCTGTGGGTGGCCGGAGGGTTGGCGCTGTCGAGCGTGATCGGTGCGCTTCCCGCCACGCCGTCGGCCTATGCAGTGAGCGCGTGGACCTTCATCGGCGGCGCGCTGCTCGGGCTCGGCGCCTGGGTCAACAAGGCCTGCGTGTTCGGCGCGATCGCGCGATTCGGCTCGGGCGAATGGAACTATGCCGCCACGCCGGTCGGCTTCTATGTCGGCTGCCTGACGCTCGGCGTGTTCTTCAGGACGCCGGCGACGCAGCAACTGGCCGAAGGCTCGCCCGTGCTGGAGGCGGCCGGCTGGGTGGCGCTCCTGTTCACCGGCTTTGCGGCGTGGAGAATCGGGCCGCCCCTGTGGACCGTGTGGGCTGATCCCGGCGGCTGCAGCGAACGGGGACAAGCGCGGGCGCGTCGGCTCGCGGCCCGCATCTGGTCACCGCATGCGGCGACCGCGGTGATCGGTGTCACCTTCGTCATCATTCTTCTGCTGGTGGGCGCATGGGCCTACACCGACGTGCTGGCGCAGCTGGCTTCCGGCGCGACGATGCGGCTGGCGTTGGGCGTGCTCTGCCTGGTGGCGCTCTACGTCGGCGCCGTGCTGGGCGGGTGGACGGCAGGCCGCTGGCGCAGCACACCGGTGTCCGCGCTCAGCGTGATGCGCTGTCTCTTGGGCGGCGCGATGATGGCCTGGGGCAGCCTCCTGATTCCGGGCAGCAACGACGGCTTGATCCTGATCGGCATGCCGCTGTTGCGCCCCTATGCGTGGCTGGCGTTCGCGACGATGTGCCTGTCGATCGCGGCGGCGATGTGGGCATCGCAGCACGTGGTCGGCGTTCACCGCGCTGGAGAGGCATCGCAATGA